CATCAACTACCAAGCAAAGAAGGGTGAACTTTCTTGTATTGTTGGTAAAGTTGGAAGTGGTAAGAGTGCATTTTTGCAATCTTTACTTGGTGATTTGTTTAGAGTTAAAGGATTTGCTACAATTCATGGTTCTGTTGCATATGTATCTCAAGTGGCATGGATTATGAATGGTACTGTGAGGGATAATGTCTTGTTTGGACATAAGTATGACCCTGAGTTTTACGAAAAGACAATTAAGGCGTGTGCACTAACAATAGACTTGGCTACATTAGTTGATGGTGATCAAACTCTTGTCGGTGAAAAGggtatttctttatctGGTGGTCAAAAGGCTCGTTTATCTTTAGCAAGAGCAGTATATGCGAGAGCAGATACATATTTGTTGGATGATCCACTGGCTGCTGTTGATGAACATGTCTCCAGACATTTGGTTGAACACGTCTTGGGTCCAAACGGTTTGCTTCACTCTAAAACTAGAATTTTAGCCACCAATAAAATATCAGTGTTATCTGCTGCTGATTCTATCACGTTACTTGAAAACGGTGAAATCACTCAACAAGGCACATACGCTGATTGCAGAAAGGATGAGGAGTCTGCACTGGGTAAACTTTTGAAGGAATTTGGCCGCAAGGAATCCAAGAATGATGACACTATTACATCTAGTTCTTCTGCTGTCTCAATCAGTGATAAGGAACCTACTGTTCCATTGGAAGATGAGCTTGAAGAGCTAAAGAAGTTGGATAAGTGTGTGTACAACGAAAATGATGCCGGTAGTTTAAGAAAGGCTAGTGATGCAACTTTGACCAGtattgattttgatgatgaggagAACGTGAATACCAGGGAACATCGTGAACAAGGTAAAGTCAAGTGGAACATTTATTTGGAATATGCTAAGGCCTGTAATCCAAAATACGTATGtgttttcattgttttcattattctttcaatgtTCTTGTCTGTTGCAGGTAATATTTGGTTGAAGCACTGGTCTGAAGTTAATACTGCCCACGGAGATAACCCACATGCTATTCGTTACTTGGCAATCTACTTTGCTTTAGGTGTAGGGTCCGCATTCTCAACTTTGATTCAAACAGTCATTCTCTGGATTTTCTGTACCATCCATGGCTCCACCTATCTACATAATCTAATGACAAATGCTGTTTTTAGAGCCCCAATGTCTTTCTTTGAAACTACACCAATTGGTCGTATCTTGAACAGATTCTCCAACGATATTTACAAGGTTGATTCAATTTTGGGTAGAACTTTCTCTCAATTCTTTGTCAACACTGTTAAGGTTTTATTCACTATCGGTGTTATTGCTTACACTACATGgcaatttgtttttgttatcGTGCCACTTGGTATATTCTACATTTACTATCAACAATACTACCTAAGAACCTCTAGAGAGCTACGTCGTCTGGAATCTGTGACAAGATCTCCAATCTTTTCTCATTTCCAAGAAACTCTTGGTGGCCTTGCTACCATTAGAGGCTATGGCCAACAGAAGAGGTTTGAACATATTAATGAATGTCGTGTTGACAATAACATGAGTGCATTCTATCCATCTATCAATGCCAATCGTTGGTTAGCTTACAGGTTGGAATTTATCGGTTCGGTTATTATCTTGGGTGCTGCCACGCTTTCTATCTTCAAGTTGAGAGCAGGTACAATGACTGCTGGTATGATCGGTTTGTCTCTAAGTTATGCTCTACAAATAACACAGACATTGAACTGGATTGTTAGAATGACTGTTGAAGTTGAAACTAATATTGTCTCTGTAGAAAGAATCAAGGAATACAGTGAGTTAAAGAGTGAGGCACCACTTGTTATCGAAAGCAATAGACCTCCAAAGGAGTGGCCAGTCGCTGGTGAAATTAAGTTCGAGCACTATTACACACGTTACAGAGAGGATCTTGACTATGTTCTAAAGGATATCAACTTGGAGATTAAGCCAAGGGAGAAGATCGGTATCGTTGGCCGTACTGGTGCAGGTAAATCGTCATTGACCTTGGCACTATTTAGAATTATTGAAGCGACTTCTGGTGGTATTCTAATTGATGGTGTCCACATCAACGAGATTGGTTTACACGATTTGAGACATCATCTGTCTATTATCCCACAGGACTCGCAAGTGTTTGAAGGAACAATCCGTGAGAACATTGACCCAACCAATCAGTTCACCGATGCCGATATATGGAGAGCGCTAGAGCTATCACACTTGAAGGAGCATATAATGCAGATGGGTGGTGATGGTCTAATGACTATGATGACTGAGGGTGGTAGTAACCTGAGTGTTGGTCAAAGACAGCTAATGTGTCTAGCCAGAGCGCTGTTAGTTCCATCTAaggttcttgttcttgatgaagCCACTGCTGCAGTTGATGTTGAGACAGACAAGGTTATACAAGAGACTATACGTACCAGTTTCAAAGACAGAACAATCTTGACTATTGCCCACAGAATCAACACCATTATGGACAATGACCGTATTATTGTGTTGGACAAAGGTAAAGTTGTAGAGTTCGACACTCCAGAGGCTCTACTGAAGAACACAAACTCCATCTTCTACTCATTGAGTAAAGAAGCTGGTTTGCAGCATTAAAGAAATGTGTATAATACCGCAAATGATATATAGAAACAACGCAGAAAAATGTACTAATTagttttaaaaaaataaaccaAATATATATGCCAATATTTACCTATTTAGGGCAAAAGATTGCTAACAACAATGCTTCCCATTGTTTATCTTGGGGATAGCACTTTGGTACTTCTGTTCAATGGTGGAAAGGAAAGCAAGGAACAGGCACCACTCATGGAAAGCAAATAGCCGTATGAGACGGGAGATAGTTTATGTTTGCTTTAAAGTAGATTCCATTGTTCGCTGAATTAACAGTAAATAATGGCacttaatattaattaagTTTTTGTTTATGAAAATTATCAATCACAAACCACCACATGTTTATTTGTTTACTAGTACCTTTGCGTGGCTAATGCAACGATATAACACTCACTACAGAAACCTAAACATTAAAAGATCAATAGTACGTACGTGGGCACTAAATGTCCGGTGACTCCTGAAAGGCTACGAAGGGTAAGACAGACGTTGGCACTGATTGTGCGGGTTGTGACTCTCTCTCTGCACCGCATCTACTGTTGCCACAATTCCTAATTAAGACATAAGGGCAGAAACTTAAAATACGTATATCATGACTCTTGTTGCGTTTGTTGCACCCCGCTGGTCCTGGATTCAACTCCCAGTTTCATGCTGGTCTTACTCGATTAGGAAATATACAGAGGACCCCTATGTTTACGGAGGTTACCACGTGAGTCTTGGGTATCGTCACTCTATCCCGACGCTTGACGCTTGACGCTTGACGCTTGACCTCCCACCCGACCACTATCAAACACGACTATGGAACAGAATAGGGCATCTGCCATAGAGGAATGTCACGAGGAGGCATGACTTCACAAAATGGTAAACAAGACATTTCCTAATTGGGAGTACAGTGGGACATCGATATATCCAGCGTGACTCCTATAAACGCAATTGCGGGTGCCCCCACCATTGGGGGGGGGCAGCGAGCCAAGAGTCGTCGCAAGAGGAGCACGATACCGTGTAGTCTCCCACGTATCGACCCATTTCCTATTTGGGATAGTAGGGGGGCAAAAGACATCTGAGAACGAGGAGCGTGTTCCACTGAGTAACATTAAACTCAACATTTGGTAATCCTTAACAAAGGAAGGATCgaggggggaggggggggcCTAGGGCTTAGAGGATATGCGAGTTGATACTGATAACAGAGAACTCGAAAAATGACGAATGATACTAAGAAAGTAGATTACTTAGAATATGCTGTGTAAGCTTCTGCTTCCATGATCAGAGAAGTACTCAGAATATGTAGGTATGGGAGATGTGCAATGAGGCATCACAAATCTTGCAACTAAAAGTGGAATTTCGATTCCATACAATAACAGCTTTCAGGTTGTACGTAGGTTATTCTGCTCAACTGAAGGGGAGGGGGGATAGGAGGGGCTAGTGGATCTCTCTTCCGTCCCGTTCTGGGCAAAAAAGTATATGGGTGGGATTTCTTCCTGCGTAGATCCGTGGTTGCTTCAGAATCTCTAGTCAGACGCAAAAGCAATCGAAAAATGGTCTGAAAGGtaccaaaaaaagaagGGCAAGCTTCATTGTTGGATAGAAgaggaaagaaaagagagtGAAACATTCCCGCATCTCTTCACTCACACTTCCCCTTTTCTTTCACTAACACTACCAAAACAATACTAAATTTGGTAGTTCAGTAAGAAATGTAAGAGTGGAGGGTTATCAGAGTGTGCGTTCCACCCCCCCAAATGTCCCAAAGAGGAAAAAACGGAATAACTAGTCCTCGCCATGGTTAAGAAATACAGCTACCTTCATTTCtgagaagaaaaaggaatTGTAGAACTGGTATGTATcgctttttgtttttgactTCCATAGTGCCCAAcggaaaagaaaagatagGCGAAGGGTTAGCGACGCGAGTTGCAGCAGGAGAGCGAACCGA
This window of the Nakaseomyces glabratus chromosome L, complete sequence genome carries:
- the YCF1 gene encoding ATP-binding cassette glutathione S-conjugate transporter YCF1 (CAGL0L06402g~Ortholog(s) have bilirubin transmembrane transporter activity, glutathione S-conjugate-exporting ATPase activity, phytochelatin transmembrane transporter ATPase activity): MEHFSMQGYNLLSSNSTYGGHNHTNNGTLLDWACTMCKSPEGFGPISFYGDFTLCFIDGVLLNVVALFMLIFGTRDLWRLCVMKHPGIKYRRNWLIISRIALVLLQIVFLAVASLSIPKQKTVDYTIITQYTLTLLSLFVAVSLHWIEYHRCRVANSVVLFYWLFTFAGNLMKTLNFIVRHNYEGGWELGHKVFILTMFQAINALAILLLEALPSKPMKSLHDIQGHVSRRKENPYDTANIFSRISFTWMSGLMKTGYEKYLTETDLYKLPESFNSTELSGKLNAQWENQLKHKANPSLVWAMIRTFGGRMLLAGFLKIIHDVLAFTQPQLLKILIRFVTMYNKEREEENVMMDMQRQLPIVKGFYIAVSMFLVGFTQTSVLHQYFLNTFNTGMNVKSALTSIIYQKALVLSNEASNTSSTGDIVNLMSVDVQKLQDLTQWIHLIWSGPLQIVLCLISLYKLLGHSMWVGVLILTIMIPVNSFLMKIQKNLQKSQMKFKDERTRVISEILNNMKSLKLYAWEQPYKEKLEYVRNEKELKNLKKLGVYMACTSFQFNIVPFLVSCSTFAVFVYTEDKALTTDLVFPALTLFNLLSFPLMVIPNVITAIIESSVSVSRLFNFLTNEELQKDAVQRLPKVKEIGDVAVNVGDNATFLWKRKPEYKVALKNINYQAKKGELSCIVGKVGSGKSAFLQSLLGDLFRVKGFATIHGSVAYVSQVAWIMNGTVRDNVLFGHKYDPEFYEKTIKACALTIDLATLVDGDQTLVGEKGISLSGGQKARLSLARAVYARADTYLLDDPLAAVDEHVSRHLVEHVLGPNGLLHSKTRILATNKISVLSAADSITLLENGEITQQGTYADCRKDEESALGKLLKEFGRKESKNDDTITSSSSAVSISDKEPTVPLEDELEELKKLDKCVYNENDAGSLRKASDATLTSIDFDDEENVNTREHREQGKVKWNIYLEYAKACNPKYVCVFIVFIILSMFLSVAGNIWLKHWSEVNTAHGDNPHAIRYLAIYFALGVGSAFSTLIQTVILWIFCTIHGSTYLHNLMTNAVFRAPMSFFETTPIGRILNRFSNDIYKVDSILGRTFSQFFVNTVKVLFTIGVIAYTTWQFVFVIVPLGIFYIYYQQYYLRTSRELRRLESVTRSPIFSHFQETLGGLATIRGYGQQKRFEHINECRVDNNMSAFYPSINANRWLAYRLEFIGSVIILGAATLSIFKLRAGTMTAGMIGLSLSYALQITQTLNWIVRMTVEVETNIVSVERIKEYSELKSEAPLVIESNRPPKEWPVAGEIKFEHYYTRYREDLDYVLKDINLEIKPREKIGIVGRTGAGKSSLTLALFRIIEATSGGILIDGVHINEIGLHDLRHHLSIIPQDSQVFEGTIRENIDPTNQFTDADIWRALELSHLKEHIMQMGGDGLMTMMTEGGSNLSVGQRQLMCLARALLVPSKVLVLDEATAAVDVETDKVIQETIRTSFKDRTILTIAHRINTIMDNDRIIVLDKGKVVEFDTPEALLKNTNSIFYSLSKEAGLQH